The genomic DNA cagtggaagagtccatgaaaaaagttcagcatctcttatgagtcttgtgcagggagctaaggaatccttaagagattacctgaatcgttttacaaaggaagctttaaaagtcccagaccttgatgataaggtagccatgatagcactgcaacaaggaactagggatgagtttttcaagatgtctttggccaaacgaccccctgagagcatgttgcagctccaagagagggcagggaagtatatcaaggttgaagaaagtatgaggaagaccgtagtaagtaatgagcccactggaggcaagaaacgaaaaactgatttggagtatatcgctaaggacaaatatcctagaaccgaacaaaaccctgattcaacccccaagaagggaggacctgggcaaaagttcactgaatacgctaagctgaatgctcccagaagtcagattttgatggagattgagaaagacagagatattcgctggcctaagcccttgaaggctgatcccgccaagctagataagggcaagtattgcaggtttcacaaagatgttggccatgacaccgatgagtgtaggcaattgaaagatgaaattgagtttttgattcgaaaaggaagattgaacaagtatactggagatggaggggacagaaataataatggaaggaagaactttgaagatcgtaggagggaccaagacgatcaggggcgaaacccccagcctagaggaccagttataaacaccatttatggagggccgagacctcgagggcctgtgataaacacgatctttggaggtccaactgctgctggattgtccaaaaattccagaaaggcatatactagagaggttatgcatattgttggagaagccccgaagagggccaggacagaagtaacattggcttttgatgattccgacctagagggtgtgaagtttccccatgacgacccgctggtcataacaccaataataggaaatagcccggttaagagggtccttgtggataatggtgcttctgtggatatcttgctccacgacacctttctaaggatggggtataacgactcccagttaacaccaaccgacatgccgatatatggatttgctggagtagaatgtcctgtggaagggataatcaaattgccaaccaccataggtacggagccaaggcaagcaacgcagatgctggatttcgtggtggtaaaggctagttcgacttataatgctatcatgggaagaacagggatacatgccttcaaggcagttcCCTCTTCCTACCactcagtcatgaagtttcccacccgaaacgggattggagaagaaagaggagatcaaaaaatggctagaagctgttatgtggcctctttgagggcagatggagtcggggggcaggttcttcctattgaagatatggatgttcaagaaaatgatgagaatagaggaaagccagcagaagaattggtctcggttcctttagaccccgagaatcctgagaggacgactttcattggagccacattagaggagccccttagagggaagttagtgaaatttttgcaagaaaatagtgatgtgtttgcatggtcagcagctgatatgccaggcatagactcggagttgattactcacaagctaaacgtagatccaagccggaagacagtgaaacaaaagaaaagaaattttgccccggaaagacaagaggctataaagcaggaagtggaaaagctcttagaggccggtttcattgaggagattcaatttccggagtggttagcaaaccctgtaatggtgaagaaggctaatggaaagtggaggatgtgtatagacttcaccgatctgaatgatgcatgccccaaagactattttccgctgcctagaattgatactttgattgatgccaccgctggacatgagatgctgagtttcatggatgggtttagcggatacaaccagatcaaaatgcataagaatgacattccaaaggtatcatttatcactgactttggtgtttattgttatcttgttatggcgtttggtctcaagaatgcaggagccacctatcagaggttggtgaataaaatttttaaggatcttattgggaagactatggaagtctatgttgatgacatgctagtcaagagtctagtaaagactgatcatataacccatttgagggaagcttttgaggtcctgaggtaccacaagatgatgttgaatcctacgaagtgtgctttcggagtaggatctggaaaattcttgggattgatggtctcaaagaggggaattgaggctaaccccgataaaataaaggcaatcctggacatggaacccccaaaaactgtcaaggatgttcagaaactcacaggaagggttgctgcgctaggacgattcatctccaagtcaggagacaagtgcttgtcattcttcaagtcattaaagaacattaaagactttgtatggagtgaggaaaatcagaaggcatttgaagagttaaagaagtatatgggccatgccccgttgttggccaagccagttctgagtgaagttttattcttgtacttggctgtttcagaaagcgccttgagcgcggtgttggttaaggaggaactgaaagtccagaaacccgtatactatgtcagcaaaattttgcatggtgctgagttgaattattcagccattgagaaattcgctttagccttggtaatggcttcaagaaagctgcgtccttattttcaagctcaccaaattgaagtgctaacaaatcagccactgagaaatatcattcacaatcccaaggcaagtgggagactgattaagtgggcaatagagttgggagagttcgatctcaagtataagccacgtacggccataaaagcccaggcactagctgacttcgtggtggaatgtaccatacccaaccaagaagtcggggggcaggaagataccatacctcaagacaagagagtcgacaatggggacagggagaagaatgacaaggagaaagaatattgggttctctattttgatggagcatcaaaaacaaattccagtggagcagggttggttttgcaaagccctgatgggttcttaattgagtatgctatgaagttagattttccaaccacaaacaatgaggcagagtatgaagccctgatagctggccttggtctagctgggacacttagagtcaaaaacttaaaggtccgtggagactcgaagctgatcatatcccaggtaaagagagaatttgaggcaagggatgatacgatggctaagtatgtccgcctagtaagggctgtgatgacccaatttaatgaatgccatgttgaacacattccgagggaagaaaatgttaaggcagatgcgctattaaagttcgcttcgtctgagattgaagaaagttcaggaagtgtgtacttccgtgttttgaagacacggagcatagatgttaagctagtggctcccataggcttggggacgtcatggattgatcccatcaaggctcacattcagaccggttggttgccaagtgatgcaactgaagcacggaagttaactgttcgggcactaagatactctttgatagatgggattctttacaaaagatctttcgtggttccctacttgaggtgtctcaggcccgatgaggcacgcttggctcttgaagaagtgcatgaaggtatttgtggacaacacttggggggcagggccttggctcataagataactcgtttaggcttctattggccagaaatgatggctgatgccaaagaatatgtaaagaagtgtgaccgctgtcagaagcatgcaccaattgttagacaaccccctgagatgctgacctctatcaactcgcctattccctttgccatgtgggggatggatattctagggccttttcctatggccacgacacaaaggaaatttctgattgtagccattgattatttcaccaagtggatcgaagccaaacccttggccaaaatcactactaagcaggttgcacaattcctgtgggaaaacattatgtgccgatatggaattccccgtatccttgtcactgacaatggaacacaattcaataatgaggaattcaagaagtattgtgaagaaaatgaaattgagttacgattcacctctgtggctcacccgcaagccaatggacaagcagaggtagcaaatcggataatcctggatggactaaagaagaggatcgagaagtcaagaaataattgggtagatgagatacttccaatattatgggcctacaggactacttgtagagtcacgacagatgcaactcctttcatgttggcatatggggcggaagcagtagttcccgtggagatatcacattcctctccaaggattcaggctttcgatgagaaagaaaatgaggaagggcagagattagccctggatttaattgatgaagtgcgagataaagcacatgcaaagatagtagaatatcagaaaaaagcttcattctactacaacctaagggttaaagaaaggttttttaaacaaggcgatctaatcttgaggaagatagaagcatctggtgtaggacaaaaagggaagcttgccccgaattgggaagggccgtacagagtcaagagtgttcaaggtagaggaacctacaagctagagactatggatggttttgaagtcccgagaacttggcatgcacaaaacctgaaggtttactatgtgtagggaagccggatacgattctcactcgtcaggatggcgagtaggttgaaaagcaccttgaagctttgcttgcttaggatttatatgttttagttttattacgaagtttattaagacttgtgtaagggacgaatcccagacaattttatgaaattcatgagttcttcaaagtatgtttgtggcctaacaaataaaaatcaaatgcatggatgcaagcataaaaggtgataaatgaaatagatctgatagatgttacaaaagtttgataaataaagtctcgaaaacaagccacgcagggctgaaaaagctctaaggagctgaagtaccctcggcatccatatcatcgtcctctccactctcgctggatgtctctgtcgtctcggaggaggaggaagagctgtcgtcctcagcaggtctggaagaagactcgggaggaggaaggagtggatcctgaggaacatggtccgagacaactactcgggtacgaaacctctgtagcaaagcctcgtcatcagggcagatatagtccgccgggttaatatcaggacaagcctcgttcacggtcccaagggccgtgtcccaaccagtcctaaaaaacccaggaaagactgaatcatccctaatcctcatggattgggcaaactcctccgagtccagatagttgtctatagctttatccttctccgcccgaagtaccaccagctcggcgttagactctccgagttcttcctccttgcgcttgagcttcttctccagggtagcgtacttcttctgttgcctcctgagggcattatcggccttatcagaagcccgcttccatgattcggcttgcctcacagcgccttgaaaataggcgttagactgaaacaaagcaattaacaaagtataaggcaagaaaatgctacaagaacgaaaaataagttcaaaaaagagaaggcataccgaagccagagactgagctcccatgagcttgatcctctcaagatcaggggtggccaccacatcagtaaaatccttgggggtcacgctatggtaagaccaatcccaagcatgtttcgtggaaccaactacggtgtcccctcggcggaatccccagagaggctgaaaggcgcctgtggcagcagcagtaggggcagcagcagtgataggagtaccatggcctccagctccttcagttgaggcctcccctataggctctttgtgcttcttcaaaaagataggctccgtggcctttccccgggtgtctaggcctgcgagccgagctttcttcatcctagctgtttcctcaaccaaaggaacattgtcctcgttaatctccttagcagctgaaacaaagcaaaggacaaaataagtgaagttaataatgcatgaaatgaagtaaaattgagaagggaagaaaaataccctgttgagaaacagaggatagtcccacatgaatcagggaaaactcctctaagagagtccagctggtggtcgagccatcatcctgagtaagcccattataaataatagtttcttcaggagttaagtgaatggatttgaggataccatcactgaccttcccaaaagaagatcgaaaaagtgtgccccagtcaccattctcccaacgtaacccgacgaaactattcctccaattttgattattatcaggaatagaggcactgttaaagatatgtttgcttttgggcctttgcttgacatagacccagccgcagatattggaagaactattgtaacactgaaagactttcctaaaaacagctacggaaagaggaaagccctccctaagacagcagaccataaaacatagaatgttcctccaggcgtttggaggaagctgacacgggttgatttgtaaatcagccaaaagatgaggaataaaggggtgaaaaagaaacctaagcccagcattaagggcatctgtgtaaatgaaaagagtatcgggtctccagtggcaagtatgatcaccaccagagactggaactaatctaagaggaggaaggacgttataacgagcatttagtttattgaagtctatgttgtgccaagtattacaatgattaaaagagtcgagatgtgcagtggagggatattcatcccccctagtgttaatcatatcgattaaagacatatacgaagaacgaatatcgatatccttacctcgttttgaagccgaggctatctttgccgccctctcagaattcttgtcagccattagtaagctagaaaaagcctgaaggagaggttggaaaactaagggaggggatttgagagaggaaaggttagaaagttggaggaaggatgaggagaagttgtagaatgagtagagaggtgaaatgagaggagtggagaaatcaaactctcaccccacctttatatagccaaggaagggggataatgggccttaaaaagcccatttgggcccaaaacttagaaggttctggaattatccaggaaattcctggaaaattcaagagaattctagcaaaaatcagaagaaaacttgattttttgaagaatctggaagGATCCAGAAACACCCCAGAAGAATTTGGAGCCTATAAATAAGAGCCCAGTAAGAGGTTTGACCCGAAGAGAGCCCAGTGAAAGGTTTGACCCAAAATAAAAGCCCAGTTCAGGAAAAATaatgaaattaaatattattGGGCCTAAAAAAATatcaagcccagataagggcccaAATATTCAAATCAAAGCCCTGCACCAGGGTCCAAAATCTGGAAGAAAATATAtgtgagtattatcttcaaaaaaCCAGGAAAAACTAGGGGCCCAATTAACAAGGCCTGTGGAAAAGATGCCCAATAAGAAacaagcccagaaaagggcccagataATTGAAGTTGGAGGCCCAGGGATAAGGCCCACTATATTTAAGAAAGGGGTTATATCAGGCCCATGAGCCAAAGCCCTGTTGAAAAAATAAGCCCAAAGATCAGCCCAACAAATTCAGCCCAGGgttaagggcccaaatccaagtgtatgcaaataaataaataaataatatatatataaatatgtatatattcctgacctgttcgaccagaaaacacgaagaaatcctggtcgaatggccTGAGGTCGAAACCCTGTCGATCAGGGGTAAAAAACggccttaattcgaccaggaccaGGACTAATTCGACCAGAAATAATGaagaattcctgatcgaaatcctCGAGCCCGAATTGGcgtcgacctgggcaaccaaaagggggttaattcggtcaaaaatggagatcctgaccgaaaattcTGATCGAAATTGAATCCTGACCGAAagaagaaaatcctgatcgaaatagaatcctgaccgaagggaggaaatcctggccgaaattcgaccaggattcctgatcgaaagcatcctgcccgaaaccctgtcgaccagggcaatctgaaggttaattcgaccaggatcctggtcgaaatttttatataaaaaaaaaaaatctgaaaaattacagaaaaaataaggaaattccttaaaaatttctgaaaaatgttaatattttcagaaataaggaataaatccagaaaattaaaggataaatcccagaaattagggaaaaaatccagaaaataaggaaattccttaaataatttctgaaaaatgttaatattttcaaaaataaggaataaatccagaaaaattaaaggataaatcccagaaatttagggaaaaaatccagaaattaaggataaatcccagaaattaagggaaaaatccagaaattaaggataaatcccagaaattaagggaaaaatccagaaattaaggataaatcccagaaattaagggaaaaatccagaaatttagggaaaaaatccagaaattaaggataaatcccagaaaattagggaaaaccccagaaaattagggaaaaatcccagaaaattagggaaaatcccagaaaattagggaaaaattcctggaaattaagataatttctgaacaaaaggaagattcattgtaaatgtgtaggtcgctccacactttacgcaaagacgaaaccctgaaagggaacgaatagatttaacttctgcgaaacctaatcaatgtttcccaaaagttggggggcaaatgatagggataaataagtcctgattttataattaatgggctgataggcccaataagaagatgtatgatattcagaccagaaaggttaagcctgatggaccagatcaggtctgatggaataaaagaggcccaaaagccctgattattaattaatttcgtaattaattaataagggaaaaatcagctattgagaagagtcctgataaggatataaatccttatagattatcctcaaggggacctaaaaggataaggaatcagtttcctactatctaggactccaaagtccattctaattatgagacttgcccaccaagtctcctataccaagtccaattcaaggaccaccaacatctatataaggggcctcaccccacaaatcagaactacgttttttggcttgattctctaattcacagagatacgtaggcatctcgtaaaggcagattgagtcacgaagcacgagagcagccattaaaggccttgagctcccgaatcttagtaataaatacagcaaataataaccttagctttttatccataacaggagtattctccaatgattattatttcaaactcaattaattatattattaaggattactttaattatttaaacataaattagttgaggaatattatttcaaatattattttaaaatataattatttgaggttttatttaataattattatttaattattaaatatttattaaataatgtaatataatttaaaaatagtaagacttgattttaaatattttccaAGTTTCAGAAAATAATCCTACTTATTTCGGATTGTCGAAAATGTTATctcgacgtattttaaatattttgaatatagtttcaaaagaaactccccctcatgtatttatctgttgacaaccatcaactcacattatcttagtacttcctccgaaaattctcagaagtacatatatataataGCAACATGAGTTGTGCCTATTAATAAGCTAAACGCTTTGGGAACTCGAGGAGTACGAGTTCttgggatatgataggatttcttaaAGCACAAgagaggggtagagatccagtacttcatGTATTGGGGAGACTGTCAGTACCGTGGGAGACGgtactatatgtacctaaggacctgcgaagtgtgtgtatacccaaaatgggacacatagcccgtattCGACCAGGGTGATAACAAGGAGTTTGGACGTCATCCtcctactagtagaaaaggttactattttccgtattacgactgatcatcgtatgcggtggctccagtgaatgtcctattcttccaattgctcactcttgctttcttttaaatgtcacaacacaacagattaccagtatggcggcgtgggacttagtcacttgaaatcgtgtggagaatcccttacagctttgtctcaggtggaccagagtatccagATAGGTGTAAGATGTTAGTAGAAAaatattgtaacttcatgtagaggttacgaataattgtttaaagatcctgtaaagtacatttgagtgtaataaaagaagattacattttgtacatcgtttctaaggctaaaacttgtatgtgtgtgtgtgcgtgagattggggtctgttggattattgaatcaatataggttacacatgagtgaaggatggcgttacgacccagattcctgaccccagatttggaggcGTTACAGTAATGGTATTAGAGCTTTGAGTTATAGTACATAGAGACGAGAGTGTTACGAGtttgtctagatgcgagatttcgtaagagctcatatagagttcatcattggactaccggatgtagccccaccgtgtaggttaggataagtgtatatttgaggtattaaagcatgactaataggaccattggagattatcagaatgatgagaagaaaaattagaatcaaatATGATTTGGAAAACACGTGGTTGTAGAACTCGGAGCTAAGTCTCCAAGGtatttggggtaaagacgatcttaccaacaccatatgttaATTTTGATAACTCGAGCCTTGTTACTCATAattctttataggttgcccatgaaggggcatcacatgtgagaaccatgaagtctaattattagtatacagttgaggttattgaccaAAACTAGTtaaaggtgtcattttaccaatgaggatgtgaatatcgtattaatcacgaattcaccagagatagtgtccaatatacccttaaggatattttctattaaggaagatttgaatgtaatataagaatgttatcataagacgactacactacatgatattattagtgtgcttaacatgtaaggttatgatggtttagctcagagatcgagagcatcgagaattgatggcatgtctatAATTGAATGGTGTATGATTACAATGAGCGATAATTCGATCTTCGAACCTTTTAAAatgatagaccagtgagtctagagcggaattcttcggtagaaatGATTCCGAGACTatgtatatatactcgtagacctctaatatattcggtaatgtATGTTCACTTACAAACACGtgccaccgaacttatggactgcattgagatccctaagaaatctctttgatctgttctcAGGGGGTACTTTCCACTTATAATTAGTAACAGATCCGTGTAGGAGGCCCCTATCGGCTTAACAtatgtttttggaatatttctgagtaaggtcttcaaggtaaaacaccggaatgatAGATATACatgcgaaagtcaagttagtaagcgattttaaaatgatgttgaaagaaACACTAGCTGAAATAAGAAATTACAAAGATGAAGAGGCggtatcatcctcagacggataataacaagagttaggataatcagtgaaatatttggTACCTACTCACTGTCACGCTACTCCCGCCAAACCGTtaatcattcgtattgccttgataagtcatgcCAGGAAATCCTTTTAGTTctctactttgaacttctgatgtgaccatcttgaatagtctttctccgcatcaggacttgctcaattcttttaattgatcaatgaactttcattcatagattatgatcttcttgttcgactcagagctatttatactttatttcaattatccaaggaatttttaataaattttccttAATTCATTGacgaatattcataatgaatatcttcatttgattcttcttttatacttactcttctcagtcgagatggtaaatatttaacaaattgtttaaaacatggatgatctaatatcctgttaggtcacacacagacactgtagagggggtgaatacagtgtataatacaatcaaatcgaactttaataactcaagtaacagaaaacaaactttattggaacaataaactctgttacagtatgaaactgtcctctctcagtgatgaacaaatatcacgagagctgctagggttacaataattaatcttctcgattgtgataacacttctagtgtaaaccctatgtctgtgtttatatactacacagtcacaagataatcgctaattgatatggaatataattctgcttcctaaaatatatcaatcagatatcttttcttccaagtattctattcttcataaaattccttcttcatgcatatctcttcttatgtttgtctcgatcttctttcctttaaccagctgccttccttatctgaacgtccttcagtacttaagttctgatatccatcttctgatgattatctcctgataatataagtactgatatccttaagtcctgacttccagtaagtactgatttatcctgtttaagtaagatctgaaaactaaacataaatcacattagccatgacattatcaaatatatctaacaatctcccccaacttgtaaattagcataatatacaagtttaacagatatttgatgatgtcaaagacattaagtacaaatgcatgtgaacttgactagataactacaacttacagtccttaaagctttaccaatctttaacttctgataacaacttcagtctgtattcctataagaatttaagcagttgtagatcttaaCTTGGCTTaatcttctgatctctctgatgtcaggagttgttctgagataattcttcaacaaacatctctcagcatatatgagttcatcaatcatcctccttttagcatctttaagttctgcagaatctttactaatttgaaagattgcaaccctgagatcattaattttagctttccttatgtcctgatccagtctgatcaaatatgctttatcagactcaagattgaattccacagccctgtaacccagaaaggtagttataatcttggcagtgttgggcttcatctcaactatatcactcttgtgatctctgtactttggaagatatgtgctgtcagaattaacagaataaagccttttctgtctttgaatctgattcttcaaatagtttgcagcactttttgttattctgtcattcacttgaagtaagaataatacatgctccagttcttcaaaatacttcagtggaatggcattttcccttatatgataaaccctaccatctgtcatgaagtacaacaaaatgtgttctttcaagtaggtatggtaaaccatttatacagattccagttgattcaatctctcaggagttgctccaatacctggttcacttaaggaagttggatcattggtagtgttctgtattcttctttcatcagcacttcccaatccagttttatctcttgctttctttccagtaaccactcttgcttcaaaaccacttacagcagtcttcaaaggttgagtctgtttggctttagtgaattctggtaggagtgtctttga from Apium graveolens cultivar Ventura chromosome 5, ASM990537v1, whole genome shotgun sequence includes the following:
- the LOC141660909 gene encoding uncharacterized protein LOC141660909 produces the protein MADKNSERAAKIASASKRAAKEINEDNVPLVEETARMKKARLAGLDTRGKATEPIFLKKHKEPIGEASTEGAGGHGTPITAAAPTAAATGAFQPLWGFRRGDTVVGSTKHAWDWSYHSVTPKDFTDVVATPDLERIKLMGAQSLASSNAYFQGAVRQAESWKRASDKADNALRRQQKKYATLEKKLKRKEEELGESNAELVVLRAEKDKAIDNYLDSEEFAQSMRIRDDSVFPGFFRTGWDTALGTVNEACPDINPADYICPDDEALLQRFRTRVVVSDHVPQDPLLPPPESSSRPAEDDSSSSSSETTETSSESGEDDDMDAEGTSAP